A genomic segment from Pseudoxanthomonas sp. CF385 encodes:
- a CDS encoding metalloregulator ArsR/SmtB family transcription factor: MDLEAWSTRLKVFADATRVRLLALLAREELTVAELSAITQLAQPRVSTHLAKLKEAGLVRDRRAGVSAYYRFDEDNLDTVQRELWRSLRDGSDDPLLRQDAERVASVLANRAADQNWADSVAGDMERHYSPGRTWEALARTALPLLETGDVLDIASGDGVLAELLSPHANRYICIDTSTRVVAAAGERLRRFPNVEVREGDMHALPFKDASFDLVVLMHALTYSTKPAQAVAEAARVLRRGGRLLLSSLAKHEHRSVVEAYGHVNLGFSEKELRKFAEKAGLGIANAETVTRERRPPHFEVLSLTAQKP; this comes from the coding sequence ATGGATCTGGAAGCCTGGTCCACCCGGCTGAAGGTCTTCGCCGACGCCACCCGTGTCCGCCTGCTGGCCCTGCTGGCGCGCGAGGAGCTGACCGTGGCCGAGCTGTCCGCCATCACCCAGCTGGCGCAGCCGCGCGTATCCACCCACCTGGCCAAGCTGAAGGAAGCCGGCCTGGTGCGGGACCGCCGCGCCGGCGTATCGGCGTACTACCGTTTCGACGAGGACAACCTGGACACGGTCCAGCGCGAACTCTGGCGCAGCCTGCGCGACGGCAGCGACGATCCGCTGCTGCGCCAGGACGCCGAGCGCGTGGCCAGCGTGCTCGCCAACCGGGCCGCGGACCAGAACTGGGCGGACAGCGTGGCCGGCGACATGGAGCGCCACTACTCGCCCGGCCGGACCTGGGAGGCGCTGGCCCGCACCGCCCTGCCCCTGCTGGAGACCGGCGACGTCCTCGACATCGCCTCCGGCGACGGCGTGCTGGCGGAGCTGCTCTCGCCGCACGCCAACCGCTATATCTGCATCGACACCAGCACCCGCGTGGTCGCGGCCGCTGGCGAGCGCCTGCGCCGCTTCCCCAATGTGGAAGTGCGGGAAGGGGACATGCATGCGCTGCCGTTCAAGGACGCCAGTTTCGACCTGGTCGTGCTGATGCATGCGCTGACCTACTCCACCAAGCCGGCGCAGGCCGTGGCGGAAGCCGCGCGCGTGCTGCGCCGCGGCGGCCGCCTGCTCCTCAGCAGCCTGGCCAAGCACGAACACCGTTCCGTGGTGGAAGCCTACGGCCACGTCAACCTGGGTTTCTCGGAAAAGGAACTGCGCAAGTTCGCCGAGAAGGCCGGGTTGGGGATCGCCAATGCCGAGACCGTCACCCGTGAACGCCGCCCGCCCCATTTCGAAGTACTGTCGCTGACCGCCCAGAAGCCATGA
- a CDS encoding homocysteine S-methyltransferase family protein, which produces MNTLPWLNPPRAALLLKALEERILIIDGAMGTMIQRHGLQEADYRGERFAAGCDTQHAHEHGPGCDHDLKGNNDLLLLTKPEVIAGVHSAYLEAGADLVETNTFNATSVSQADYRLEHLVYELNKAGARVARECCDAAEARTPDKPRFVIGVLGPTSRTASISPDVNDPGFRNTSFDELRGTYREAIEGLIDGGADTLMVETIFDTLNAKAALYAIEEVFDTRGGRLPIMISGTITDASGRTLSGQTAEAFYTSVAHSRPLSVGLNCALGAKDLREHVDTLATVADAYVSAHPNAGLPNAFGEYDETPEEMAATLKEFAQSGLLNLVGGCCGTTPAHIKAIADAVAGLPPRRLAATLEQAA; this is translated from the coding sequence ATGAACACCCTTCCCTGGTTGAATCCCCCCCGTGCCGCGCTGCTGCTGAAGGCACTGGAAGAACGCATCCTGATCATTGACGGCGCGATGGGCACGATGATCCAGCGCCACGGCCTGCAGGAAGCCGACTACCGCGGCGAACGCTTCGCCGCCGGCTGCGACACGCAGCACGCGCACGAACATGGCCCCGGCTGCGACCACGACCTGAAGGGCAACAACGACCTGTTGCTGCTGACCAAGCCCGAAGTGATCGCCGGCGTGCACAGCGCCTACCTGGAGGCCGGCGCGGACCTGGTGGAAACCAACACTTTCAACGCCACCTCGGTCAGCCAGGCGGACTACCGCCTGGAGCACCTGGTGTACGAGCTCAACAAGGCCGGCGCCCGCGTCGCGCGCGAATGCTGCGACGCCGCCGAGGCCAGGACACCGGACAAGCCGCGCTTCGTCATCGGCGTGCTCGGCCCGACCAGCCGCACCGCGTCCATCAGTCCCGACGTCAACGACCCCGGCTTCCGCAACACCAGCTTCGACGAACTGCGCGGCACCTACCGGGAGGCCATCGAAGGCCTGATCGACGGCGGCGCCGATACGCTGATGGTGGAAACGATCTTCGACACGCTCAACGCGAAGGCGGCCCTCTACGCCATCGAGGAAGTCTTCGACACCCGTGGCGGCCGTTTGCCCATCATGATCTCCGGCACCATCACCGATGCGTCCGGCCGCACGCTTTCCGGCCAGACCGCGGAAGCCTTCTACACCTCCGTCGCGCACAGCCGCCCGCTGTCGGTCGGCCTGAACTGTGCCCTCGGCGCGAAAGACCTGCGTGAGCATGTCGATACGCTGGCGACCGTCGCCGACGCCTATGTCAGCGCGCACCCGAACGCCGGCCTGCCAAACGCATTCGGCGAATACGACGAGACGCCGGAAGAGATGGCCGCCACGCTGAAGGAGTTCGCCCAATCCGGCCTGCTCAACCTCGTCGGCGGCTGCTGCGGCACCACGCCAGCGCACATCAAGGCGATCGCCGACGCCGTCGCCGGCCTGCCGCCACGCCGCCTGGCCGCAACCCTGGAGCAGGCCGCGTGA
- a CDS encoding MFS transporter, protein MSASTHASGYPAARLSSFYFFYYATLGAFTPYWSLYLESRGLGVTAISVLMSLWYATRIVSPSLWTTLAARSPHPIRWLHLGCALAVGSFALFLLPWGYVGLFAVMAAFCFAYNAVMPQFESITMSHLATRSDRYGLIRVWGSIGFIVVVASFGWLIDARRLGVGALPWLMLPVLTAVLGSALANRYAHEPEAPRAAAEDGFRARLRQPHVIAFFVAAFLTQISFGPFYTFFSIYLSEHGYSTGTQGVLWTVGVLAEIVVFFLSSRIFRRWDATRVLMLALLSASVRWLVTALFPDNTPVMVLAQLTHALNFGAFFAAAMQLLVRFFPGRLNGHGQGVFYGLSSGVGGVCGALLAGQLWRFGGETAFMASSVIALLAAVIVWRWLVRPAVRPGSSGA, encoded by the coding sequence GTGAGCGCGTCGACGCACGCATCGGGATATCCCGCGGCCCGGCTGTCCAGCTTCTATTTCTTCTACTACGCCACGCTCGGCGCGTTCACGCCGTACTGGAGCCTGTACCTGGAGTCGCGCGGGCTGGGCGTGACCGCGATCAGCGTGCTGATGAGCCTGTGGTACGCCACGCGCATCGTCTCGCCCTCGCTGTGGACGACCCTCGCGGCCCGCTCGCCGCATCCGATCCGCTGGCTGCACCTTGGGTGCGCCCTGGCCGTCGGCAGTTTCGCCCTGTTCCTGCTGCCATGGGGTTACGTCGGTCTGTTCGCGGTGATGGCGGCGTTCTGCTTCGCCTACAACGCGGTCATGCCGCAGTTCGAATCGATCACGATGTCGCACCTGGCGACGCGCAGCGATCGGTACGGATTGATCCGGGTCTGGGGGTCGATCGGTTTCATCGTGGTCGTCGCCTCGTTCGGCTGGCTGATCGACGCCCGCCGACTGGGCGTCGGCGCCCTGCCCTGGCTGATGCTGCCGGTGCTAACGGCGGTGCTCGGCTCCGCGCTGGCCAACCGCTACGCGCATGAGCCGGAGGCCCCGCGGGCCGCTGCGGAAGACGGCTTCCGCGCGCGCCTGCGGCAGCCCCACGTGATCGCGTTCTTCGTTGCGGCCTTCCTCACCCAGATCTCGTTCGGGCCGTTCTACACGTTCTTCTCGATCTACCTGTCCGAACACGGCTACAGCACCGGCACGCAGGGCGTGCTGTGGACGGTGGGCGTACTGGCGGAGATCGTGGTGTTCTTCCTCTCCAGCCGGATCTTCCGCCGCTGGGATGCCACGCGCGTACTGATGCTGGCCTTGCTCAGCGCCTCCGTCCGCTGGCTGGTGACGGCGCTGTTCCCCGACAACACGCCGGTGATGGTGCTGGCGCAGCTGACCCACGCGCTGAACTTCGGCGCGTTCTTCGCGGCCGCGATGCAATTGCTGGTGCGCTTCTTCCCCGGCCGCCTCAACGGCCATGGCCAGGGTGTGTTCTACGGCCTGTCGTCGGGCGTCGGTGGCGTCTGCGGCGCCCTGCTCGCCGGCCAACTGTGGCGCTTCGGCGGCGAAACGGCCTTCATGGCGTCGTCCGTGATCGCCTTGCTCGCCGCGGTGATCGTGTGGCGATGGCTGGTCCGTCCAGCCGTTCGCCCAGGTTCAAGCGGCGCCTGA
- a CDS encoding DUF2058 family protein, whose protein sequence is MSDTLRDQLLGLGFKPAPKPERKPDARKPGPRPPGKDGPPPRAGHGGKPRPSQGQGQGQGRGQGQGQGRKPRSQEDIDLAKAYAIRAQREKDERIEAERVKQEEARLRREAKAKLEEFLKDKALNDAEADIARHFPYGGKIKRIYVNADQLKALNAGELGVVQQNGRYLLVTSVVLIEAEAIFAPAVALRVDPNAPAGEDPYADPQYQVPDDLVW, encoded by the coding sequence ATGAGCGATACCCTCCGCGACCAACTGCTGGGCCTGGGCTTCAAGCCCGCCCCCAAGCCCGAACGCAAGCCCGACGCGCGCAAGCCCGGCCCTCGGCCGCCTGGCAAGGATGGACCGCCGCCGCGCGCCGGGCATGGCGGCAAGCCGCGCCCGTCCCAAGGGCAAGGGCAAGGGCAAGGGCGAGGTCAGGGTCAGGGCCAGGGGCGCAAACCGCGCTCGCAGGAAGACATCGACCTGGCGAAGGCGTACGCCATCCGTGCGCAGCGCGAGAAGGACGAGCGCATCGAAGCCGAGCGCGTGAAACAGGAAGAAGCGCGCCTGCGTCGCGAAGCGAAAGCCAAGCTCGAGGAGTTCCTCAAGGACAAGGCGTTGAACGACGCCGAGGCAGACATCGCGCGGCACTTCCCGTACGGCGGCAAGATCAAGCGGATCTACGTCAATGCGGACCAGTTGAAGGCGCTCAATGCCGGCGAGCTGGGCGTGGTGCAGCAGAACGGGCGCTATCTGCTCGTCACCTCCGTCGTGCTGATCGAGGCCGAAGCGATCTTCGCGCCCGCCGTGGCCCTGAGGGTCGATCCGAACGCACCCGCCGGGGAAGATCCCTACGCCGATCCGCAGTACCAGGTGCCCGACGACCTGGTGTGGTGA
- a CDS encoding glutathione peroxidase: MTSKLLKSFAFVALLGTAATVLAAGLLDVSYRPLSGKSPVNLKEKYTGQVLLVVNTASKCGYTPQYEGLEALNQRYAGKGFAVLGFPSNDFKGQEPGSEKEIQEFCTLTYGVKFPMFEKVSVIGENATPLYKALTEATGTAPGWNFHKYLISRDGRVVANFPSKIKPDDPALVAAIERELAAPRAKR, encoded by the coding sequence ATGACATCCAAGTTACTGAAATCATTTGCTTTTGTGGCGCTCCTCGGGACTGCCGCGACCGTCCTGGCGGCCGGTCTGCTCGATGTCAGCTACCGCCCCCTGAGCGGAAAGAGCCCCGTGAACCTGAAGGAAAAGTACACCGGGCAGGTGCTGCTGGTGGTCAATACCGCCAGTAAGTGCGGTTACACGCCTCAATACGAGGGATTGGAAGCGCTGAACCAGCGGTACGCGGGAAAGGGCTTTGCGGTGCTGGGTTTCCCTTCCAACGACTTCAAGGGACAGGAACCCGGTAGCGAGAAGGAAATCCAGGAGTTCTGCACGCTCACCTACGGGGTGAAGTTCCCGATGTTCGAGAAGGTGTCCGTGATCGGCGAGAACGCCACGCCCTTGTACAAGGCGCTCACCGAAGCCACGGGCACCGCACCGGGATGGAACTTCCACAAGTACCTGATCTCCCGCGACGGTCGCGTGGTCGCGAACTTCCCCAGCAAGATCAAGCCGGACGATCCGGCGCTGGTCGCTGCGATCGAGCGCGAGCTGGCCGCACCGCGTGCGAAGCGCTGA
- the metH gene encoding methionine synthase, which produces MSAPVRHTRLSGLEPLVITPDLLFVNVGERTNVTGSAQFRKLVKEERYEEAVDVARQQVANGAQILDVNMDEGLIDSEKAMVRFLNLIASEPDIARIPVMVDSSKWSVIEAGLKCLQGKGVVNSISLKEGEDAFIEHARKVLRYGAAAVVMAFDETGQADTCARKVEICTRAYRILTDEVGFPPEDIIFDPNIFAVATGIEEHDNYAVDFIEATRIIKQTLPHCHVSGGVSNVSFSFRGNEPVRAAIHSVFLYHAIQAGMDMGIVNAGGLPVYDDLDADLRERVEDVILNRRKDATERLLEIADRYKGKKGEAPVENLAWREKPVRERLAHALVHGIDAFVDGDTEEARQQASRPLDVIEGPLMDGMNVVGDLFGAGKMFLPQVVKSARVMKKAVAYLLPFIEEEKLRTGDVGKSNGKIVMATVKGDVHDIGKNIVGVVLACNNFDVVDLGVMVPTQKILDTARAENADLIGLSGLITPSLEEMTHVAREMQRQGFDTPLLIGGATTSRAHTALKIDPHYTAPTVWVKDASRAVGVAQSLISRDMRAAFVAANDADYAEIRERHRNRGDAKRLVSLEKARGQKFEGGWADYAPPAPRQPGLHVFDDYPLAELVECIDWTPFFQAWELAGKFPAILTDEVVGPQASELYRDARTMLERIVSDKWLTAKAVFGLWPANSVGDDVELTHDGRTERLHFLRQQVDKPVERPDFCLADFIAPKASGRQDWIGGFAVTAGIGIDAHVARFEADHDDYNAILLKALADRLAEALAERLHQRVRTEFWGYVTDETLDNEALIAEKYVGIRPAPGYPACPEHSEKGTLFRLLDAGNHAGMSLTESFAMLPTAAVSGYYFSHPQSQYFVVGRVSKEQVADYARRKGVDVAQVERWLASNLDYDPE; this is translated from the coding sequence GTGAGCGCCCCCGTCCGCCACACCCGCCTGTCCGGCCTCGAGCCGCTGGTCATCACGCCCGACCTGCTGTTCGTCAACGTCGGCGAGCGCACCAACGTCACCGGCAGCGCGCAGTTCCGCAAGCTGGTGAAGGAAGAGCGCTACGAGGAAGCGGTCGACGTGGCGCGCCAGCAGGTCGCCAACGGCGCGCAGATCCTCGACGTGAACATGGACGAGGGCCTGATCGACTCCGAGAAGGCGATGGTCCGGTTCCTCAACCTGATCGCGTCCGAGCCCGACATCGCGCGCATCCCGGTGATGGTGGACTCCTCCAAGTGGAGCGTCATCGAGGCCGGCCTGAAGTGCCTGCAGGGCAAGGGCGTGGTCAACTCGATCTCGCTGAAGGAAGGCGAGGACGCCTTCATCGAGCATGCCCGCAAGGTGCTGCGCTACGGCGCGGCGGCCGTGGTCATGGCCTTCGACGAGACCGGCCAGGCCGACACCTGCGCGCGCAAAGTCGAGATCTGCACCCGCGCCTACCGCATCCTGACCGACGAGGTCGGCTTCCCGCCGGAAGACATCATCTTCGACCCGAACATCTTCGCCGTCGCCACCGGCATCGAAGAGCACGACAACTACGCGGTGGACTTCATCGAAGCCACCCGGATCATCAAGCAGACGTTGCCGCACTGCCATGTCTCCGGCGGTGTGTCGAACGTGTCGTTCTCGTTCCGCGGCAACGAACCGGTCCGGGCGGCCATCCACTCGGTGTTCCTGTACCACGCCATCCAGGCGGGCATGGACATGGGCATCGTCAATGCCGGCGGCCTGCCGGTCTACGACGACCTGGACGCGGACCTGCGCGAGCGCGTGGAAGACGTGATCCTCAACCGGCGCAAGGACGCCACCGAGCGGCTGCTGGAGATCGCCGACCGCTACAAGGGCAAGAAGGGCGAAGCGCCGGTCGAGAACCTGGCCTGGCGCGAGAAGCCGGTGCGCGAGCGGCTGGCGCACGCGCTGGTGCACGGCATCGACGCCTTCGTCGACGGCGACACCGAGGAAGCCCGCCAGCAGGCCTCGCGTCCGCTGGACGTCATCGAGGGACCGTTGATGGACGGCATGAACGTGGTCGGCGACCTGTTCGGCGCCGGCAAGATGTTCCTGCCGCAGGTGGTGAAGTCCGCCCGCGTCATGAAGAAGGCAGTCGCCTACCTGCTGCCCTTCATCGAAGAAGAAAAGCTGCGCACCGGCGATGTCGGCAAATCCAACGGCAAGATCGTCATGGCCACGGTCAAGGGCGACGTGCACGATATCGGCAAGAACATCGTCGGCGTGGTCCTGGCCTGCAACAACTTCGATGTCGTCGACCTGGGCGTGATGGTGCCCACGCAGAAGATCCTGGACACCGCCCGCGCGGAAAACGCCGACCTGATCGGCCTGTCCGGCCTGATCACGCCGTCGCTGGAAGAGATGACCCATGTAGCGCGCGAGATGCAGCGCCAAGGCTTCGACACCCCGTTGCTGATCGGCGGAGCGACCACGTCGCGCGCGCACACGGCGCTGAAGATCGACCCGCACTACACGGCGCCCACCGTATGGGTGAAGGACGCCTCGCGCGCTGTCGGTGTCGCCCAGTCACTGATCTCCCGCGACATGCGCGCGGCCTTCGTCGCGGCCAACGACGCCGACTACGCCGAGATCCGCGAACGCCACAGGAACCGCGGCGACGCCAAGCGGCTGGTGTCGCTGGAGAAGGCGCGCGGCCAGAAATTCGAAGGCGGCTGGGCCGACTATGCGCCGCCCGCCCCCCGCCAGCCCGGCCTGCACGTGTTCGACGACTATCCGCTGGCGGAGCTGGTCGAGTGCATCGACTGGACGCCGTTCTTCCAGGCCTGGGAACTGGCGGGCAAGTTCCCGGCCATCTTGACCGACGAGGTGGTCGGCCCCCAGGCCAGCGAGCTCTATCGCGATGCGCGGACGATGCTGGAGCGGATCGTCTCGGACAAGTGGCTGACCGCCAAGGCCGTGTTCGGGCTGTGGCCCGCCAACAGCGTGGGTGACGATGTCGAACTCACGCACGACGGCCGCACCGAACGCCTGCACTTCCTGCGCCAGCAGGTGGACAAGCCGGTGGAACGCCCGGACTTCTGCCTCGCCGATTTCATCGCACCGAAGGCGTCGGGCCGCCAGGACTGGATCGGTGGATTCGCCGTCACCGCCGGCATCGGCATCGACGCGCACGTCGCGCGCTTCGAGGCCGACCACGACGACTACAACGCGATCCTGCTGAAGGCCCTCGCCGATCGCCTGGCCGAAGCGTTGGCCGAGCGCCTGCACCAGCGCGTGCGTACCGAGTTCTGGGGCTATGTCACCGACGAAACCCTCGACAATGAAGCGCTGATCGCGGAGAAGTACGTCGGCATCCGTCCCGCACCCGGCTACCCGGCCTGCCCCGAACACAGTGAGAAGGGTACGCTGTTCCGCCTGCTCGATGCCGGCAACCACGCCGGCATGTCGCTGACGGAGAGCTTCGCGATGCTGCCCACCGCGGCGGTGTCCGGCTACTACTTCAGCCATCCGCAGAGCCAGTACTTCGTCGTCGGCCGCGTGTCCAAGGAACAGGTGGCCGACTACGCCCGGCGCAAGGGCGTGGACGTCGCCCAGGTCGAGCGCTGGCTGGCGTCGAACCTGGACTACGATCCCGAGTGA
- a CDS encoding UDP-glucose/GDP-mannose dehydrogenase family protein: MRVAIFGTGYVGLVTGTCLAEVGHDVVCVDIDPAKVDGLNQGVVPIYEPGLSPMVKANHAAGRLNFTTDAAAALTHGDVLFIAVGTPPDEDGSADLQYVLAVARTIGRHIERPCTVVNKSTVPVGTADKVKATIEAELASRGVDVAFDVVSNPEFLKEGDAVNDCMRPDRIIIGAARPQAVDKLRRLYAPFNRNHERFVVMDVRSAELTKYAANAMLATKISFMNEIANIAERVGADVEHVRQGIGSDPRIGWHFIYPGAGYGGSCFPKDVQALAKTAQQYGYAPQLLQAVEGVNERQKGHLFELIQRHYDRGEDEGVRGKTFAVWGLAFKPNTDDMREASSRRLLAELWEAGARVRAYDPEASEEASRIFGERDDLVLCTDARAALEGADALVVVTEWKQFRSPDFARLHATLADAVVFDGRNLYDPGEVEAAGIAYYGIGRGRSIHAG, translated from the coding sequence ATGCGAGTTGCCATTTTCGGCACGGGTTACGTTGGGTTGGTGACGGGTACGTGCCTGGCGGAAGTCGGACATGACGTGGTCTGCGTCGATATCGACCCGGCCAAGGTCGACGGACTGAACCAGGGCGTCGTGCCGATCTACGAGCCCGGCCTGTCGCCGATGGTGAAGGCCAACCATGCAGCGGGCCGACTCAACTTCACGACCGATGCCGCGGCGGCGCTGACACACGGCGACGTGCTCTTCATCGCGGTGGGCACGCCGCCCGACGAGGACGGCAGCGCGGATCTGCAGTACGTGCTGGCCGTGGCGAGAACCATCGGCCGCCATATCGAGCGTCCCTGCACGGTGGTGAACAAGTCCACCGTGCCGGTCGGCACCGCGGACAAGGTGAAGGCGACCATCGAGGCCGAACTGGCGTCGCGCGGCGTCGACGTGGCCTTCGACGTGGTGTCCAACCCGGAATTCCTGAAGGAAGGCGATGCGGTCAACGACTGCATGCGGCCGGACCGCATCATCATCGGCGCCGCGCGTCCGCAGGCCGTGGACAAGCTGCGCAGGCTGTACGCGCCGTTCAACCGCAACCACGAGCGCTTCGTGGTGATGGACGTGCGTTCGGCCGAGCTGACCAAGTACGCGGCCAATGCGATGCTGGCGACCAAGATCAGCTTCATGAACGAGATCGCCAACATCGCCGAACGCGTGGGCGCGGATGTCGAGCATGTACGCCAGGGCATCGGTTCCGACCCGCGCATCGGCTGGCACTTCATCTACCCGGGCGCCGGTTATGGCGGCTCGTGTTTCCCGAAGGACGTGCAGGCGCTGGCCAAGACCGCGCAGCAGTACGGCTACGCGCCGCAGCTGTTGCAGGCCGTGGAGGGCGTCAACGAGCGCCAGAAGGGCCACCTGTTCGAACTGATCCAGCGCCACTACGACCGCGGCGAAGACGAAGGCGTGCGCGGCAAGACCTTCGCCGTGTGGGGGTTGGCCTTCAAACCCAACACCGACGACATGCGCGAGGCGAGCAGCCGCCGGTTGCTGGCGGAACTCTGGGAGGCCGGCGCACGCGTCCGCGCCTACGATCCGGAAGCCAGCGAAGAGGCGTCCCGTATTTTCGGCGAGCGCGACGACCTGGTGCTTTGTACCGATGCCCGCGCCGCACTGGAAGGCGCCGATGCGCTGGTGGTGGTGACCGAGTGGAAGCAGTTCCGCAGCCCGGATTTCGCCCGCCTGCACGCGACCCTGGCCGATGCCGTGGTCTTCGACGGCCGCAACCTTTACGATCCCGGCGAAGTCGAGGCCGCAGGCATCGCCTACTACGGGATTGGACGGGGGAGATCGATACATGCAGGCTGA
- a CDS encoding FKBP-type peptidyl-prolyl cis-trans isomerase — protein MLGGSVSAQGKTALDTERDKVSYAIGVDVGSSLQPVGPFLDTAAFERAIVNTFAGKPALISEQEAQATDQLLRVNLAVADGQTIPGMPPGSTPPPVDKTKVGLFLGTYVVGPSLLPFKDVVDPSVLTQAVRAVAGNSGTPLMTVEQAQAEMKAYLTKRQAGLAQRNRDEGAKFLAENKAKPGVITTPSGLQYMVLRQGNGQRPMPTSRVRVNYEGKLLNGDVFDSSYERGQPAEFPLNGVIAGWTEGVSLMPVGAKYRFWIPSGLAYGSGGAPGGKIGPDATLTFDVELMGILQ, from the coding sequence ATGCTGGGAGGCAGCGTGTCTGCACAGGGAAAAACCGCGCTGGACACCGAGCGCGACAAGGTCAGCTACGCCATCGGCGTGGACGTCGGCAGTTCGCTGCAGCCGGTGGGCCCGTTCCTCGACACCGCTGCGTTCGAGCGCGCGATCGTCAATACGTTCGCTGGCAAGCCGGCGCTGATTTCCGAACAGGAAGCGCAGGCCACCGACCAGCTGCTGCGCGTGAATCTCGCCGTGGCCGATGGCCAGACCATCCCGGGCATGCCGCCGGGCAGCACACCGCCGCCGGTCGACAAGACGAAGGTGGGGCTGTTCCTGGGTACCTACGTCGTCGGCCCCTCGCTGCTGCCGTTCAAGGACGTGGTGGATCCGTCCGTGCTCACGCAGGCCGTGCGCGCCGTGGCCGGCAACAGCGGTACGCCGCTGATGACGGTTGAACAGGCGCAGGCCGAGATGAAGGCCTACCTGACCAAGCGCCAGGCGGGCCTCGCCCAGCGCAACCGTGACGAGGGCGCGAAGTTCCTCGCCGAGAACAAGGCCAAGCCGGGCGTGATCACCACGCCGTCGGGCCTGCAGTACATGGTGCTGCGCCAGGGCAACGGCCAGCGTCCGATGCCGACCAGCCGCGTGCGCGTCAATTACGAAGGCAAGCTGTTGAACGGAGACGTCTTCGACAGCTCGTACGAGCGCGGCCAGCCGGCTGAATTCCCGCTCAACGGCGTGATCGCGGGTTGGACCGAAGGTGTTTCGCTGATGCCCGTGGGTGCGAAGTACCGTTTCTGGATTCCTTCCGGCCTGGCCTACGGTTCGGGCGGTGCGCCCGGCGGCAAGATCGGCCCGGATGCGACCCTCACGTTTGACGTGGAGTTGATGGGCATCCTGCAATAG
- a CDS encoding SlyX family protein, with translation MQADLPLQRDALEHRLVELETRLAFQEHALGELSEALADARAENQRTAVLLRHMVEELGKVRSSLFEDPANEPPPPHY, from the coding sequence ATGCAGGCTGACCTGCCGCTGCAGCGGGACGCGCTGGAGCACCGCCTGGTGGAACTGGAAACGCGCCTGGCGTTCCAGGAGCACGCACTAGGCGAGCTGAGCGAGGCGCTCGCTGACGCGCGCGCCGAGAACCAGCGCACCGCGGTGCTGCTGCGGCACATGGTGGAAGAACTGGGCAAGGTGCGGTCCTCGTTGTTCGAGGACCCCGCCAACGAGCCGCCGCCACCCCATTATTGA
- a CDS encoding acyl-CoA dehydrogenase family protein: MDFAFNEEQLMIQDVARRIAQEKIAPSAEHHDKTGEFPLENIRLLGENGLMGIEVPAEYGGAGMDPIAYVLAMIEIAAGDAAHSTIVSVNNSLFCNGILTFGTEAQKQKYVRAIAEGSEIGAFALTEPQSGSDATAMRCRAVKQADGSFVVNGKKSWITSGPVAKYIVLFAMSEPDKGARGITAFMIDTTQPGFHRGKTEPKLGIRASATCEIEFTDYVVRPEDVLGKEGEGFKIAMSVLDAGRIGIASQAIGIARAAYEATIAYVKERKAFGAAIGTFQMTQAKIADMKCKLDAATLLTLRAAWVKGQGQRFSNEAAIAKLTASEAAMWITHQALQIHGGMGYSKEMPIERYFRDAKITEIYEGTSEIQRLVIARNETGLR, encoded by the coding sequence GTGGATTTCGCGTTTAACGAAGAGCAGTTGATGATCCAGGACGTCGCGCGCCGGATCGCCCAGGAGAAGATCGCCCCCAGCGCGGAGCACCACGACAAGACGGGCGAGTTCCCGCTGGAGAACATCCGCCTGCTCGGCGAGAACGGCCTGATGGGCATTGAGGTGCCGGCCGAGTACGGCGGCGCGGGCATGGATCCGATCGCCTACGTGCTGGCGATGATCGAGATCGCCGCCGGCGATGCGGCCCACTCGACCATCGTGTCGGTGAACAACTCGCTGTTCTGCAACGGCATCCTGACCTTCGGTACCGAGGCGCAGAAGCAGAAGTACGTGCGCGCCATCGCCGAGGGCAGCGAGATCGGCGCGTTCGCGCTGACCGAGCCGCAGTCCGGCTCCGATGCCACCGCGATGCGCTGCCGCGCCGTGAAGCAGGCCGACGGCAGCTTCGTCGTCAACGGCAAGAAGAGCTGGATCACCTCGGGCCCGGTGGCCAAGTACATCGTGCTGTTCGCGATGAGCGAACCGGACAAGGGCGCGCGCGGCATCACCGCCTTCATGATCGACACCACCCAGCCGGGTTTCCACCGCGGCAAGACCGAGCCGAAGCTCGGCATCCGCGCCTCGGCCACCTGCGAGATCGAGTTCACCGACTATGTGGTGCGTCCGGAAGACGTGCTGGGCAAGGAAGGCGAGGGCTTCAAGATCGCCATGAGCGTGCTGGACGCCGGCCGCATCGGCATCGCCAGCCAGGCCATCGGCATCGCGCGTGCCGCGTACGAGGCCACGATCGCCTACGTGAAAGAGCGCAAGGCGTTCGGCGCGGCGATCGGCACCTTCCAGATGACCCAGGCCAAGATCGCGGACATGAAATGCAAGCTGGACGCGGCCACGTTGCTGACGCTGCGCGCGGCCTGGGTGAAGGGGCAGGGCCAGCGTTTCAGCAACGAAGCGGCCATCGCCAAGCTGACCGCGTCGGAAGCCGCCATGTGGATTACCCATCAGGCGCTGCAGATCCATGGCGGCATGGGCTACTCGAAGGAAATGCCGATCGAGCGCTACTTCCGCGACGCCAAGATCACCGAGATCTATGAGGGCACCAGCGAGATCCAGCGCCTGGTGATCGCCCGCAACGAGACCGGCCTGCGCTGA